CGCAGTGGGTGGATGATCCGCGGTTCTCTACGAACAAGATGCGGGTTGCCAACCGTGCGGCGTTGATTCCGCTGATTCGTCAGGCAACCGTCTTCAAGACTACGGCAGAGTGGGTGTCACAACTGGAGAAAGTCGGTGTGCCGTGCGGGCCGATCAACGATCTGGCGCAAATGTTTGCTGACCCTCAGGTGAAAGCGCGGGGGCTGGCCATAGAGCTGCCCCATGCTTTAGCGGGGATGGTGCCTCAGGTTGCCAGCCCGATACGGCTTTCAAAGACACCTGTGGAATATCGCAGTGCGCCTCCGTTGCTGGGTGAGCACACACTTCAGGTGCTGCAGGGTGTGCTGGGGCTGACACCATCGAGTGTGGCTGCTTTAAGAGAGGCTGGCGTTATCTGAATGCCCTTTCCTATATATGGAGGCGTCAGTCGATTGTTTTTTGATCAATCCTAACTAATTGATAAGAAAACGAAATTAGAAGTTGACGGCAGATTCTGGAAGCCTATAATTCGCCCCACTTCCGGCGCAGTCGAAACGGAAAACTCCTTGGTAAACAATGAGTTAAGTAGGTTTCGGCAGCAGGTTGCTTCAGTTCATCGAAGTCAAAAGGAAGTTGAAAAAGAGGTGTTGACAGCAGCGTGTAACGCTGTACAATTCGCCTCCCGCTTACGAGAGATCGCAAGCGCAAGTGGTTGAAGTTGTTGAAGAAATCTTCGAAAACTTCTGAAAATAACCACTTGACAGCAAATGAGGCTGCTGTAGAATGCGCGCCTCGGTTGAGACGAAAGATCTTAACCAACCGCTCTTTAACAACTGAATCAAGCAATTCGTGTGGGTGCTTGTGGAGTCAGACTGATAGTCAACAAGATTATCAGCATCACAAGTTACTCCGCGAGAAATCAAAGATGTAACCAACGATTGCTGAGCCAAGTTTAGGGTTTCTTAAAAACCCAAAGATGTTTGAACTGAAGAGTTTGATCATGGCTCAGATTGAACGCTGGCGGCAGGCCTAACACATGCAAGTCGAGCGGTAGAGAGAAGCTTGCTTCTCTTGAGAGCGGCGGACGGGTGAGTAATGCCTAGGAATCTGCCTGGTAGTGGGGGATAACGTTCGGAAACGGACGCTAATACCGCATACGTCCTACGGGAGAAAGCAGGGGACCTTCGGGCCTTGCGCTATCAGATGAGCCTAGGTCGGATTAGCTAGTTGGTGAGGTAATGGCTCACCAAGGCGACGATCCGTAACTGGTCTGAGAGGATGATCAGTCACACTGGAACTGAGACACGGTCCAGACTCCTACGGGAGGCAGCAGTGGGGAATATTGGACAATGGGCGAAAGCCTGATCCAGCCATGCCGCGTGTGTGAAGAAGGTCTTCGGATTGTAAAGCACTTTAAGTTGGGAGGAAGGGCAGTTACTTAATACGTGATTGTTTTGACGTTACCGACAGAATAAGCACCGGCTAACTCTGTGCCAGCAGCCGCGGTAATACAGAGGGTGCAAGCGTTAATCGGAATTACTGGGCGTAAAGCGCGCGTAGGTGGTTTGTTAAGTTGGATGTGAAATCCCCGGGCTCAACCTGGGAACTGCATTCAAAACTGACTGACTAGAGTGTGGTAGAGGGTGGTGGAATTTCCTGTGTAGCGGTGAAATGCGTAGATATAGGAAGGAACACCAGTGGCGAAGGCGACCACCTGGACCAACACTGACACTGAGGTGCGAAAGCGTGGGGAGCAAACAGGATTAGATACCCTGGTAGTCCACGCCGTAAACGATGTCAACTAGCCGTTGGGAGCCTTGAGCTCTTAGTGGCGCAGCTAACGCATTAAGTTGACCGCCTGGGGAGTACGGCCGCAAGGTTAAAACTCAAATGAATTGACGGGGGCCCGCACAAGCGGTGGAGCATGTGGTTTAATTCGAAGCAACGCGAAGAACCTTACCAGGCCTTGACATCCAATGAACTTTCCAGAGATGGATTGGTGCCTTCGGGAACATTGAGACAGGTGCTGCATGGCTGTCGTCAGCTCGTGTCGTGAGATGTTGGGTTAAGTCCCGTAACGAGCGCAACCCTTGTCCTTAGTTACCAGCACATAATGGTGGGCACTCTAAGGAGACTGCCGGTGACAAACCGGAGGAAGGTGGGGATGACGTCAAGTCATCATGGCCCTTACGGCCTGGGCTACACACGTGCTACAATGGTCGGTACAGAGGGTTGCCAAGCCGCGAGGTGGAGCTAATCCCACAAAACCGATCGTAGTCCGGATCGCAGTCTGCAACTCGACTGCGTGAAGTCGGAATCGCTAGTAATCGCGAATCAGAATGTCGCGGTGAATACGTTCCCGGGCCTTGTACACACCGCCCGTCACACCATGGGAGTGGGTTGCACCAGAAGTAGCTAGTCTAACCTTCGGGAGGACGGTTACCACGGTGTGATTCATGACTGGGGTGAAGTCGTAACAAGGTAGCCGTAGGGGAACCTGCGGCTGGATCACCTCCTTAATCGACGACATCAGCTGCTCCATGAGCTCCCACACGAATTGCTTGATTCATTGAAGAAGACGAAAGAAGCAGCCCGAAATTGGGTCTGTAGCTCAGTTGGTTAGAGCGCACCCCTGATAAGGGTGAGGTCGGCAGTTCGAATCTGCCCAGACCCACCAATTTTGTGTGGGAAACGCCTGTAGAAATACGGGGCCATAGCTCAGCTGGGAGAGCGCCTGCCTTGCACGCAGGAGGTCAACGGTTCGATCCCGTTTGGCTCCACCACTACTGCTTCTGTCGGTATAAAGCTTAGAAATGAGCATTCCATCGTTGTGATGGTGAATGTTGATTTCTAGTCTTTGACTAGTTCGTTCTTTAAAAATTTGGGTATGTGATAGAAAGATAGACTGAACGTTACTTTCACTGGTAACGGATCAGGCTAAGGTAAAATTTGTGAGTTCTCTTAACTGAGAAATTCGAATTTTCGGCGAATGTTGTCTTCACAGTATAACCAGATTGCTTGGGGTTATATGGTCAAGTGAAGAAGCGCATACGGTGGATGCCTTGGCAGTCAGAGGCGATGAAAGACGTGGTAGCCTGCGAAAAGCTTCGGGGAGTCGGCAAACAGACTTTGATCCGGAGATGTCTGAATGGGGGAACCCAGCCATCATAAGATGGTTACCTTACACTGAATACATAGGTGTATGGAGCGAACCAGGGGAACTGAAACATCTAAGTACCCTGAGGAAAAGAAATCAACCGAGATTCCCTTAGTAGTGGCGAGCGAACGGGGACTAGCCCTTAAGTGGCTTTGAGATTAGCGGAACGCTCTGGAAAGTGCGGCCATAGTGGGTGATAGCCCTGTACGCGAAAATCTCTTAGTCATGAAATCGAGTAGGACGGAGCACGAGAAACTTTGTCTGAATATGGGGGGACCATCCTCCAAGGCTAAATACTACTGACTGACCGATAGTGAACTAGTACCGTGAGGGAAAGGCGAAAAGAACCCCGGAGAGGGGAGTGAAATAGATCCTGAAACCGTATGCGTACAAGCAGTGGGAGCCCACTTTGTTGGGTGACTGCGTACCTTTTGTATAATGGGTCAGCGACTTATTTTCAGTGGCGAGCTTAACCGAATAGGGGAGGCGTAGCGAAAGCGAGTCTTAATAGGGCGTCTAGTCGCTGGGAATAGACCCGAAACCGGGCGATCTATCCATGGGCAGGTTGAAGGTTGGGTAACACTAACTGGAGGACCGAACCGACTACCGTTGAAAAGTTAGCGGATGACCTGTGGATCGGAGTGAAAGGCTAATCAAGCTCGGAGATAGCTGGTTCTCCTCGAAAGCTATTTAGGTAGCGCCTCATGTATCACTGTAGGGGGTAGAGCACTGTTTCGGCTAGGGGGTCATCCCGACTTACCAAACCGATGCAAACTCCGAATACCTACAAGTGCCGAGCATGGGAGACACACGGCGGGTGCTAACGTCCGTCGTGAAAAGGGAAACAACCCAGACCGTCAGCTAAGGTCCCAAAGTTATGGTTAAGTGGGAAACGATGTGGGAAGGCTTAGACAGCTAGGAGGTTGGCTTAGAAGCAGCCACCCTTTAAAGAAAGCGTAATAGCTCACTAGTCGAGTCGGCCTGCGCGGAAGATGTAACGGGGCTCAAACCATACACCGAAGCTACGGGTATCACGTAAGTGATGCGGTAGAGGAGCGTTCTGTAAGCCTGTGAAGGTGAGTTGAGAAGCTTGCTGGAGGTATCAGAAGTGCGAATGCTGACATGAGTAACGACAATGGGTGTGAAAAACACCCACGCCGAAAGACCAAGGTTTCCTGCGCAACGTTAATCGACGCAGGGTTAGTCGGTCCCTAAGGCGAGGCTGAAAAGCGTAGTCGATGGAAAACAGGTTAATATTCCTGTACTTCTGGTTATTGCGATGGAGGGACGGAGAAGGCTAGGCCAGCTTGGCGTTGGTTGTCCAAGTTTAAGGTGGTAGGCTGGAATCTTAGGTAAATCCGGGATTCTAAGGCCGAGAGCTGATGACGAGTCGTCTTTTAGACGACGAAGTGGTTGATGCCATGCTTCCAAGAAAAGCTTCTAAGCTTCAGGTAACCAGGAACCGTACCCCAAACCGACACAGGTGGTTGGGTAGAGAATACCAAGGCGCTTGAGAGAACTCGGGTGAAGGAACTAGGCAAAATGGCACCGTAACTTCGGGAGAAGGTGCGCCGGTGAGGGTGAAGGACTTGCTCCGTAAGCTCATGCCGGTCGAAGATACCAGGCCGCTGCGACTGTTTATTAAAAACACAGCACTCTGCAAACACGAAAGTGGACGTATAGGGTGTGACGCCTGCCCGGTGCCGGAAGGTTAATTGATGGGGTTAGCTAACGCGAAGCTCTTGATCGAAGCCCCGGTAAACGGCGGCCGTAACTATAACGGTCCTAAGGTAGCGAAATTCCTTGTCGGGTAAGTTCCGACCTGCACGAATGGCGTAACGATGGCGGCGCTGTCTCCACCCGAGACTCAGTGAAATTGAAATCGCTGTGAAGATGCAGTGTATCCGCGGCTAGACGGAAAGACCCCGTGAACCTTTACTATAGCTTTGCACTGGACTTTGAATTTGCTTGTGTAGGATAGGTGGGAGGCTTTGAAGCGTGGACGCCAGTCTGCGTGGAGCCAACCTTGAAATACCACCCTGGCAACTTTGAGGTTCTAACTCAGGTCCGTTATCCGGATCGAGGACAGTGTATGGTGGGTAGTTTGACTGGGGCGGTCTCCTCCTAAAGAGTAACGGAGGAGTACGAAGGTGCGCTCAGACCGGTCGGAAATCGGTCGTAGAGTATAAAGGCAAAAGCGCGCTTGACTGCGAGACAGACACGTCGAGCAGGTACGAAAGTAGGTCTTAGTGATCCGGTGGTTCTGTATGGAAGGGCCATCGCTCAACGGATAAAAGGTACTCCGGGGATAACAGGCTGATACCGCCCAAGAGTTCATATCGACGGCGGTGTTTGGCACCTCGATGTCGGCTCATCACATCCTGGGGCTGAAGCCGGTCCCAAGGGTATGGCTGTTCGCCATTTAAAGTGGTACGCGAGCTGGGTTTAGAACGTCGTGAGACAGTTCGGTCCCTATCTGCCGTGGACGTTTGAGATTTGAGAGGGGCTGCTCCTAGTACGAGAGGACCGGAGTGGACGAACCTCTGGTGTTCCGGTTGTCACGCCAGTGGCATTGCCGGGTAGCTATGTTCGGAATAGATAACCGCTGAAAGCATCTAAGCGGGAAACTAGCCTCAAGATGAGATCTCACTGGAACCTTGAGTTCCCTGAAGGGCCGTCGAAGACTACGACGTTGATAGGTTGGGTGTGTAAGCGCTGTGAGGCGTTGAGCTAACCAATACTAATTGCCCGTGAGGCTTGACCATATAACACCCAAGCAATTTGCGACTCGAGAGAGACCAGATTGCGGTGTGTGAAGACGCAATGAACCGAAAGTTCGACGCTCACAAAACACTGAATTCTATTACATACCCAATTTGCTGAAGCGAGGCCATCTGGTCACGACTCAGTACCCGAATTTCTTGACGACCATAGAGCATTGGAACCACCTGATCCCATCCCGAACTCAGCAGTGAAACGATGCATCGCCGATGGTAGTGTGGGGTTTCCCCATGTGAGAGTAGGTCATCGTCAAGATTAAATTCCAGAACCCCTGTTTGCTCACGCAGACAGGGGTTTTGTTTATGTAGAAGTCCATGAATTTCACCGGCACGTTGCTGACGCAACGATCTGGTACACAGAATTTCTTGACGACCATAGAGCATTGGAACCACCTGATCCCATCCCGAACTCAGCAGTGAAACGATGCATCGCCGATGGTAGTGTGGGGTTTCCCCATGTGAGAGTAGGTCATCGTCAAGATTGAATTCCGAAACCCCTGTCTGCTAACGCAGACAGGGGTTTTGTCGTTTAGGGCTGTCTGTGGCCGATATCGGGCTACGCACCTACCGCCTGTCGGCCCTCTGCGCTAAAAGAGGAAGATTCACACAAAGTCCTAAGATTTATCGATTTCTTGCCGAAAGCCTGACGAGCCATGCGTGCACCGAAATAGAGCGGTCGCAGAGTCCGCCTATCGCGTTACATGGAATGTTCCACTCGGCACGCTCACCCCCCTTTGGCAAAAGAAGTCGATGAAATGAATCTCAAGTTCAGTCATAAAATTCTGTTGGCTGCGTCAGGCGTCGTGGTTCTGGCCTTTGCGCTGTTCACGCTTTATAACGATTACCTGCAGCGCAACACCATCAGGCAAAACCTGGCGTCTTCTATCCAGCAATCCGGCGAGCTAACCGCCAGCAGTGTGCAGAACTGGCTCAGCGGCCGCATCCTGGTCCTTGAAAACCTGGCACAAAACGTTGCTCATCAAGGGAGCGGCGCGGACCTTCCCGGCTTGGTCGATCAACCGGCGCTCACCGCCAACTTCCAGTTCACCTATGTTGGCCAGGTCAACGGTGTATTCACCCAGCGCCCCGATGCGAAGATGCCTGAAGGCTATGACCCACGTCAGCGCCCTTGGTACAAGCAAGCCGTAGCAGCCGACAAAACCATGCTTACCCCGCCTTATATGGCGGCTGTAGGCGGCCAGATCGTGACAATCGCCATGCCGGTGAAGAAGAACGGAGAGTTGCTCGGCGTAGTAGGTGGTGACTTGAGCCTGCAAACCTTGGTGAAGATTATCAACTCGGTAGATTTTGGCGGTATTGGCCATGCGTTCCTGGTCAGTGGTGATGGCCAAGTCATCGTCAGTCCCGACCAGGATCAGGTGATGAAAAACCTCAAGGACATCTATCCTGGCAGCCAAGTGCGCATCGAGAAGGTTAACCAGGACGTAGTCCTCAATGGACAAGACCGAATCCTCTCGTTTACCCCAATCAGCGGTTTGCCGGGCGCTGACTGGTACATCGGTTTGTCTATCGACAGAGACAAAGCCTACGCCGCACTGGGTAAATTCCGCACTTCAGCGTTGATCGCGATGCTTATCGCCGTGGTAGCGATTGCCGTACTGCTGAGTCTGTTGATTCAAGTGTTGTTACGCCCGTTGACCACCATGGGCGTCGCCATGCAGGACATCGCCCAAGGCGAAGGTGATCTGACCCGACGCCTCGATGTGACCAGCAAAGATGAGTTCGGCGAAGTCGGGAGCGCATTCAATCAGTTCGTCGAACGGATCCACGCCTCGATCTCCGAAGTTTCGTCGGCGACACGCCAGGTGCATGATTTGTCCCAGCGCGTGATGGCGTCGTCCAACGCATCGATCATTGGCTCTGACGAACAAAGCGCTCGTACCAACAGCGTGGCAGCCGCGATCAACGAACTGGGCGCCGCTACCCAGGAAATCGCACGTAACGCCGCCGATGCCTCGCAGCATGCCAGCGGTGCCAGCGAGCAAGCTGATGATGGGCGCAAGGTGGTCGAGCAGACCATCCAGGCGATGTCGGAACTGTCGCAGAAAATCAGCCTGTCCTGCACGCAGATCGAAACCCTCAACGCCAGTACCGACAACATCGGGCACATTCTTGATGTGATCAAGGGCATCTCCCAGCAGACCAACCTGCTCGCGCTTAACGCGGCAATCGAAGCTGCCCGTGCTGGCGAAGCTGGGCGTGGGTTTGCCGTGGTCGCTGATGAGGTGCGTAACCTGGCTCACCGTACCCAGGAGTCGGCAGAAGAGATCCACAAAATGATCACTTCCCTGCAAGTGGGCTCGCGTGAAGCCGTGACCACCATGAACGCTAGCCAAGCCTCCAGCGAAGAAAGCGTCGAAGTGGCTAACCAGGCAGGCGAGCGTCTGGTCAGCGTGACGCAGCGAATCGTTGAGATCGACGGCATGAACCAATCGGTCGCCGCTGCTACTGAGGAACAAACGGCGGTGGTTGAAACCCTCAACGTCGACATCAACCAGATCAACCTGCTCAATCAGCAAGGCGTGGCCAATCTTAACGAGACGCTCAAGGACTGCGATGCACTGTCCCAGCAGGCCAGTCGACTGAAGCAATTGGTCGATAGCTTCAAAATCTGATCCTGGCTGTATCGGAGCGAGCCTCGCTCCGACACTCAGCCAAGCAGCTAAAGCACGCGGTCTGCTGCGGCCCCACAGCCGCTCAGAGAAAGCCAATGGCCCTGAGGTAGTCACAGCCCTTGCGTAACAGCGCGGGGCTCTTGGGCGGATAGTGTGCGCCCATCTGCTCCAGCCCCCACTGGGCATTGCTGTGATGGATCATCGACGTGTCGCCGATGTCTTCCCCCAGCCCATCAAGGTAGAAGCCCAGTACGCCAAACAATGCATTGTCACTGCGCACTGTTCGCAACGCCCATTGCCAATGTTCAAGGCTGACTCGTTCAAAGGTGTGCCCTGCCAGGCTGAACGCATCAACATACTGGTCCCAACTCAAAGGTTGTGGATTGTGCAGGTTGAACACATTTCGCCCCTCGACAAACCGCGGGCTGTGAAACGCGATAAAGCGCGCCAGGAAGTCCACCGGCATCAGATCGAAATTCCCCGCTATTGTAGGGACCATGCCTAACTGCAACGAACCTTTGAGCATCAACATCAATCGGTTTTTATGAGGTTGGCAGACACCGTTCTGACTGTTGAAACTGATATTCCCCGGTCTATGAATATTCACCCAGCCCCCTCGCTCGACGGCACGCCCCAACAGTCGCTCCGCCACCCACTTCGAGAGGTTGTAGCCATTTTTTACGTAGATCGGCAACGCGAGGCTTGCGGGTGCTTCGAGAACATACCGATCACTGTCGATGCCACTGCAAGCCGACAGCGTTGAAATGAAGTTGAAAACTTTCTTACAGTGGGTCTCGCAAAGACGCAGGCATTCAAACACCGGTTCGACGTTGTCCTTGGCAAGTGTTGTGTAGTCGATCACATGGTTGACCTGAGCCGCATTGTGCACAAGCACGCCGTGAGTGCGGGCAAGGTGGTCGTACGCCTCACAGGACAGGCCCAGGCGTGGTAGGCAAAGGTCGGCCGCGTACACCTGCACTCGGCTTCGATCCAAGTGCTCCAGGTGGTATTCGCGCAACGCCTGAGTGAATCGTTCCTGCGCCGACTGGCCTGGCAGCGCCCGAACCAGGCACGCTACTTCCTGCGCCCCACCAGCCAGCAACGCCTGGACGATATGCACGCCGACGAAGCTGTTTGCCCCCGTGACGATCACCTTGCGCGGGTCTCCTGCCTGCGCTTCAGGGAGCACTTCAAACTCCAAGGCTCGGGACGCATCTTTTTCCATCTGGCTAAACGATGCGTTCGGCAGCGCTCCGCCCGCCATCTGCAGGGCCAGAGAGCGAATCGTCGGAGCTTCAAAAAACTGGCTCAAGGAAAGGCTGCGACCAAACTGCTCGCGCAGGCGCAGTAACAAGGTGGACAGCAGGATCGAATGGCCACCCAGGTTGAAAAAGCTTTCGTCGATTGACACTTCGTCGGCAGGCAACCCTAACAATTGCGCCCATAGGCCCACCAGCTGCGCCTGGACGGGCGTGCGTGTACTGCAACGCGCCACCTCGTGGGCACGAGTGTCAGGTGCCGTGCGCAACGCGTTGCGATCGATCTTGCCGTTGCTGGAAGCGGGCAGGCTCGGCAGCTCGCTCCAGGCGACAGGTTGCATATACTCAGGCAGCCACTGCCGGGCATGCGCCTTCAGGCTGGCCAGCGTGGCTCCGGGTTCGGGCTGGGCTGCAAAGCCAATGATTCTATGCGCCTGGTCAATCACCACTGCCACTTGGCGAAACAATCGACTGCTGCGCAGGCACTGCTCAATCTCCTGAGGCTCGACTCGAAAACCTCGGATCTTGACTTGATCGTCCCGTCGCCCACCCAACTCAATACCGTCCTGCGTCCATTTCGCCAAGTCGCCGCTGCGATAAGCCTGCAGCCATTGTCCATCGGGCAACCGCAGCTTGACGAATGGGGAGTCGGCCTGTGGTGGCCCGTTCATGTAGCCCAGGCTTACCCCCGGGCCTGCGATATAAAGATCGCCCATCACGTGTTCATCCACCGGTTGCAAGTGCTCGTCGAGGATCAGGACCTGACTGTTGGCAATGGGCAAGCCGATGTTGCGATTGCTGTCATCGTGCTGAAACGTCCGATGGGTTGCCAGTACCGTGGCTTCAGTGGGGCCATAGAGGTTGTGCATCTGGCATTGGCCTGCCATTCGCTCGATCACGTGGGGCTCGCAAAAATCACCGCCAGTGAGCAAATGGGAGAGGTCCAAAGACTGGTCCTGGGGCAGGATGCTGAGCAGTGCCGGTGGCAAAAAAGCATGGGTGACACGCTGCTGGCGTATCAACTCGACCAGTTGCTGAGGATCGTGACGTTGGTCTGCGCCAGGGACAACCAACTCAGCGCCCGCCATCAAGGCGGGGAAAATATCGATCAGCGAAGAGTCAAAGCTCAGCGGCGAAAATTGCAGGACGCGGCTTTTATCGTCCAGCGCCACATGGGCACCGAGCCAGGCTGTGAAGTGCGCCAAATTATGCTGACTGAGCAACACGCCCTTGGGTCGCCCGGTGGTGCCGGAGGTAAAAAGCGCCATGCACGGCGCGTCGGCGTGGGGACGATGGCGCATCAGCGCTTGCGTGGGGTCGATGCCTTGTGGGGAGAGTGTGCTCACATCAAGCGAGGCGAAATGATCCCGCAATGAATGCAAGCCATCCTCCAGCAATAGGCAGGCACCTGCGCTTATCAGCATGCTCTGCTGGCGTTTTACCGGATGATCCGGAGACAGCGGCAAATACACCGCGCCGCAACCCAACACCGCCAGAATACTTGCGTAAAGCTCGGTGGATCTGTCCAGGCATACACCCACCACCGGCGGGGTTTCAATGCCCTCCAGCAGGGGCAGAAAGCGCTGTTGAATGGCGACCGCTTTTTCCTGAAGTTGCCGATAAGTCACCACACGACCCGCGATATTCAGCGCTGTACGATGAGCGAAGGTGCCAAGGCTGGCTTGCAACCGTTCGATCATGGGCACCTGTGCCGCGCGTAGCAGCGCTGCGTCTGCTGTACGGTTGAACCGATGCATGAACGCCAGTGCCTCCAGTCCTTGCAAGCCGTGTTCGGAGGAGGTGTCTGGGGTGGCCGTCGTACAAAAATAGCCTGGATCTCTTGAGAATCCGCTGACCAACGACGCTGCCCAGTCCACCAAGGCGTCCTTCGCACGACGGCGCAATCGCTGGCCGTTGCCGCTGGGCTCCTCGGCCACGTCGTGCACCGCTAACAAGCGTCGCTCACGGTCGTAGCAGCGAAACTGAAGCCTCGGTAGCCCGTTTGCGGACACTGGGCCGATGCCCAATCGCAGGCTCATCCAAGGCGCGTCGATGGATAAAGCTGATGGTGCCGGGCTGCCGTCCTCAATGACCAGGTCGACCGACCCCGGCCCGGCGGTATGCCCGTATTGTTCCAGCACATGCCTGAGGGCCT
Above is a genomic segment from Pseudomonas sp. R5-89-07 containing:
- a CDS encoding amino acid adenylation domain-containing protein — encoded protein: MRRLTIEWGVASGALEALRHVLEQYGHTAGPGSVDLVIEDGSPAPSALSIDAPWMSLRLGIGPVSANGLPRLQFRCYDRERRLLAVHDVAEEPSGNGQRLRRRAKDALVDWAASLVSGFSRDPGYFCTTATPDTSSEHGLQGLEALAFMHRFNRTADAALLRAAQVPMIERLQASLGTFAHRTALNIAGRVVTYRQLQEKAVAIQQRFLPLLEGIETPPVVGVCLDRSTELYASILAVLGCGAVYLPLSPDHPVKRQQSMLISAGACLLLEDGLHSLRDHFASLDVSTLSPQGIDPTQALMRHRPHADAPCMALFTSGTTGRPKGVLLSQHNLAHFTAWLGAHVALDDKSRVLQFSPLSFDSSLIDIFPALMAGAELVVPGADQRHDPQQLVELIRQQRVTHAFLPPALLSILPQDQSLDLSHLLTGGDFCEPHVIERMAGQCQMHNLYGPTEATVLATHRTFQHDDSNRNIGLPIANSQVLILDEHLQPVDEHVMGDLYIAGPGVSLGYMNGPPQADSPFVKLRLPDGQWLQAYRSGDLAKWTQDGIELGGRRDDQVKIRGFRVEPQEIEQCLRSSRLFRQVAVVIDQAHRIIGFAAQPEPGATLASLKAHARQWLPEYMQPVAWSELPSLPASSNGKIDRNALRTAPDTRAHEVARCSTRTPVQAQLVGLWAQLLGLPADEVSIDESFFNLGGHSILLSTLLLRLREQFGRSLSLSQFFEAPTIRSLALQMAGGALPNASFSQMEKDASRALEFEVLPEAQAGDPRKVIVTGANSFVGVHIVQALLAGGAQEVACLVRALPGQSAQERFTQALREYHLEHLDRSRVQVYAADLCLPRLGLSCEAYDHLARTHGVLVHNAAQVNHVIDYTTLAKDNVEPVFECLRLCETHCKKVFNFISTLSACSGIDSDRYVLEAPASLALPIYVKNGYNLSKWVAERLLGRAVERGGWVNIHRPGNISFNSQNGVCQPHKNRLMLMLKGSLQLGMVPTIAGNFDLMPVDFLARFIAFHSPRFVEGRNVFNLHNPQPLSWDQYVDAFSLAGHTFERVSLEHWQWALRTVRSDNALFGVLGFYLDGLGEDIGDTSMIHHSNAQWGLEQMGAHYPPKSPALLRKGCDYLRAIGFL
- a CDS encoding methyl-accepting chemotaxis protein → MNLKFSHKILLAASGVVVLAFALFTLYNDYLQRNTIRQNLASSIQQSGELTASSVQNWLSGRILVLENLAQNVAHQGSGADLPGLVDQPALTANFQFTYVGQVNGVFTQRPDAKMPEGYDPRQRPWYKQAVAADKTMLTPPYMAAVGGQIVTIAMPVKKNGELLGVVGGDLSLQTLVKIINSVDFGGIGHAFLVSGDGQVIVSPDQDQVMKNLKDIYPGSQVRIEKVNQDVVLNGQDRILSFTPISGLPGADWYIGLSIDRDKAYAALGKFRTSALIAMLIAVVAIAVLLSLLIQVLLRPLTTMGVAMQDIAQGEGDLTRRLDVTSKDEFGEVGSAFNQFVERIHASISEVSSATRQVHDLSQRVMASSNASIIGSDEQSARTNSVAAAINELGAATQEIARNAADASQHASGASEQADDGRKVVEQTIQAMSELSQKISLSCTQIETLNASTDNIGHILDVIKGISQQTNLLALNAAIEAARAGEAGRGFAVVADEVRNLAHRTQESAEEIHKMITSLQVGSREAVTTMNASQASSEESVEVANQAGERLVSVTQRIVEIDGMNQSVAAATEEQTAVVETLNVDINQINLLNQQGVANLNETLKDCDALSQQASRLKQLVDSFKI